One genomic region from Sphingobacterium multivorum encodes:
- a CDS encoding MFS transporter produces MEINKLDNAPFTAYQKLVVFLLAMTQFTVVLDFMVMSPMGDILMKAIDLKPAQFGIAVSAYAFSAGASGLLTAGFADRFDRKKLLLFFYSGFIIGTFCCSFANDYWTLVAARIITGLFGGVIGSISMAIITDIFTLQQRGRVMGFVQMGFGASQVLGIPIGLYIANNWGWHSAFLWIAVMALIIVIIIAIKLIPITAHIGLQKHQSALKHLWLTFSQREYRIGFAATALLSIGGYMMMPFGSAFAVNNLKVSHEQLPMLFMISGVASLIIMPIVGKLSDRYDKFKIFAFASLWLMVVVFIYTNLGVTPFYIVVILNILMMAGILSRMTPSSALITAVPEMKDRGAFMSISSSLQQLAGGVAASLAGVIIVQETKESPLEHYPTLGMSVILLSIIGIFMIYRVSSMIKKRKANS; encoded by the coding sequence ATGGAAATAAATAAACTTGATAATGCGCCTTTTACGGCATACCAAAAACTTGTGGTCTTTTTATTGGCCATGACACAATTTACGGTCGTGCTTGATTTTATGGTGATGTCACCGATGGGGGATATCCTTATGAAAGCCATCGATCTCAAACCAGCTCAATTTGGGATTGCGGTTTCGGCCTATGCTTTTAGCGCGGGTGCTTCTGGTCTGCTGACCGCGGGCTTTGCCGATCGTTTTGATCGAAAGAAGCTGCTGCTTTTTTTCTATTCTGGCTTTATTATCGGGACCTTCTGCTGTAGCTTTGCTAACGATTACTGGACTTTGGTCGCTGCTCGAATCATCACGGGCCTCTTTGGAGGGGTCATTGGTTCGATCTCCATGGCTATTATCACCGATATCTTTACGCTTCAGCAACGTGGACGTGTGATGGGCTTTGTACAGATGGGCTTTGGCGCCAGCCAGGTCCTAGGCATTCCGATAGGTCTGTATATCGCAAACAATTGGGGCTGGCATAGCGCCTTTTTATGGATTGCCGTGATGGCTTTGATTATTGTCATTATCATTGCAATTAAACTCATTCCGATTACAGCACATATCGGTCTTCAGAAACATCAATCTGCGTTAAAGCACCTTTGGCTGACTTTTTCACAGCGAGAATATCGTATCGGCTTCGCTGCAACAGCCTTGCTATCCATTGGAGGTTATATGATGATGCCTTTTGGAAGTGCTTTTGCAGTCAATAACCTCAAAGTTAGCCATGAGCAGCTGCCGATGTTGTTTATGATTTCGGGTGTCGCTTCATTGATTATTATGCCTATCGTTGGGAAATTGAGCGACCGTTACGATAAGTTTAAGATTTTCGCGTTCGCTTCCCTTTGGCTCATGGTTGTCGTATTTATCTACACGAACCTAGGTGTTACTCCATTTTATATTGTTGTTATCTTAAACATTTTAATGATGGCGGGCATTTTAAGTCGGATGACGCCTTCTTCCGCTTTGATCACGGCTGTTCCGGAGATGAAAGATCGGGGTGCATTTATGAGTATCAGTTCATCGTTGCAGCAGCTGGCAGGAGGTGTGGCAGCTTCGCTAGCAGGTGTAATCATTGTTCAAGAAACAAAAGAAAGCCCCTTGGAACATTATCCTACATTAGGGATGAGTGTGATTCTGCTCTCTATCATCGGTATTTTTATGATCTACCGGGTGAGCAGTATGATTAAAAAGCGAAAAGCCAATTCTTAA